In Luteitalea sp. TBR-22, one genomic interval encodes:
- a CDS encoding sulfurtransferase: MTRSLIPSLVVSLVAFVGAAASPASAQPGGAPSLVTVAQLEPMLADPATVVFHIGEKAEYDAGHLQGARHLETRAIAAAPREGGLTLQLPEPADLEARLEALGISDGSRIVLYMGKDWVSPLTRVVFTLDYAGLGGRTVVLDGGLPAWKAAGKPVTTDVPAAPAPGTLTLRPRPEAVADLAWVRSHAGASGSLVIDARLPQFYTGESDNNGRIPRPGHVTGAVSAPFSTFVREDGTFKPRAELEAMLKAAGAAPGTSIATYCHIGQQATVPYFVARMLGYDVKLFDGSYEEWARTPDAPVSKP; this comes from the coding sequence ATGACCCGCAGCCTGATCCCGAGCCTCGTCGTCTCCCTCGTTGCCTTCGTGGGAGCTGCGGCCTCGCCCGCCTCGGCACAGCCGGGCGGCGCGCCCTCGCTCGTCACGGTGGCGCAGCTCGAGCCGATGCTCGCCGACCCCGCAACGGTGGTGTTCCACATCGGCGAGAAGGCCGAGTACGACGCGGGGCACCTGCAGGGCGCCCGGCATCTCGAGACACGGGCCATCGCCGCTGCGCCGCGCGAGGGCGGCCTCACGCTCCAGCTGCCGGAGCCGGCCGACCTCGAGGCCAGGCTCGAGGCGCTCGGCATCTCCGACGGCTCGCGCATCGTGCTGTACATGGGCAAGGACTGGGTGAGCCCGCTGACCCGCGTCGTCTTCACGCTGGATTACGCTGGCCTGGGCGGCCGCACCGTGGTGCTCGACGGCGGCCTGCCGGCGTGGAAGGCGGCCGGCAAGCCGGTGACGACCGACGTGCCTGCGGCGCCCGCGCCCGGCACGCTCACGCTCCGGCCGCGCCCGGAGGCGGTCGCCGACCTCGCCTGGGTGCGCTCGCACGCCGGCGCCAGCGGCAGCCTGGTGATCGACGCGCGCCTGCCGCAGTTCTACACGGGCGAGAGCGACAACAACGGGCGCATTCCGCGGCCTGGACACGTGACCGGCGCCGTGAGCGCGCCATTCAGCACCTTCGTGCGCGAGGACGGCACGTTCAAGCCCCGCGCCGAGCTCGAGGCGATGCTGAAGGCGGCAGGCGCCGCGCCCGGCACCTCGATCGCCACCTACTGTCACATCGGGCAGCAGGCCACCGTTCCCTACTTCGTGGCCCGGATGCTCGGCTACGACGTGAAGCTGTTCGACGGGTCCTACGAGGAGTGGGCGCGGACGCCCGACGCGCCGGTCAGCAAGCCGTGA